Proteins encoded together in one Musa acuminata AAA Group cultivar baxijiao chromosome BXJ3-6, Cavendish_Baxijiao_AAA, whole genome shotgun sequence window:
- the LOC135640448 gene encoding histone H3-like centromeric protein CENH3 isoform X1, with amino-acid sequence MPQSLEPKPPATVALFLRGVPPSLSLSLSLSVAVMGRTKQLPSRSRKRTKQHQQSMAGGSSPATSSRSARGKRTSESDAPQGTPSQSRRRYRHRPGVMALREIRRLQKSWKLLIPMAPFVRLVREITNFYSKDVSRWTPEALIAIQEATETYIQGLFEDAYLCTIHAKRVTLQQKDLQLARRICGRRHW; translated from the exons ATGCCCCAAAGCCTGGAGCCAAAACCCCCCGCGACGGTCGCTCTCTTCCTCCGAGGAgttcccccctctctctctctctctctctctctctcagtggcAGTAATGGGGAGAACGAAGCAACTCCCGAGCAGGTCCCGCAAACGCACGAAGCAGCATCAGCAGTCGATGG CGGGAGGGAGTTCACCGGCGACATCTTCTCGCTCCGCTCGT GGGAAGAGGACGAGCGAATCAGACGCGCCTCAAG GGACTCCAAGCCAATCACGGCGGCGTTACAGGCACAGACCAGGGGTTATGGCACTCCGTGAGATCCGGAGGCTTCAGAAGTCATGGAAGCTGCTTATTCCTATGGCTCCCTTTGTCAGACTT GTAAGGGAGATTACTAATTTCTATTCAAAAGATGTATCTCGTTGGACCCCTGAAGCTCTGATCGCAATTCAGGAG GCAACAGAAACTTATATACAAGGGTTGTTTGAGGATGCATATCTGTGTACCATTCATGCTAAACGTGTTACACTGC AGCAAAAGGATTTACAGCTAGCAAGGCGGATCTGTGGCAGAAGACACTGGTGA
- the LOC135640448 gene encoding histone H3-like 3 isoform X4 translates to MPQSLEPKPPATVALFLRGVPPSLSLSLSLSVAVMGRTKQLPSRSRKRTKQHQQSMAGGSSPATSSRSARILGIYASRGRGRANQTRLKVREITNFYSKDVSRWTPEALIAIQEATETYIQGLFEDAYLCTIHAKRVTLQQKDLQLARRICGRRHW, encoded by the exons ATGCCCCAAAGCCTGGAGCCAAAACCCCCCGCGACGGTCGCTCTCTTCCTCCGAGGAgttcccccctctctctctctctctctctctctctcagtggcAGTAATGGGGAGAACGAAGCAACTCCCGAGCAGGTCCCGCAAACGCACGAAGCAGCATCAGCAGTCGATGG CGGGAGGGAGTTCACCGGCGACATCTTCTCGCTCCGCTCGT ATTTTGGGAATATATGCGAGTAGGGGAAGAGGACGAGCGAATCAGACGCGCCTCAAG GTAAGGGAGATTACTAATTTCTATTCAAAAGATGTATCTCGTTGGACCCCTGAAGCTCTGATCGCAATTCAGGAG GCAACAGAAACTTATATACAAGGGTTGTTTGAGGATGCATATCTGTGTACCATTCATGCTAAACGTGTTACACTGC AGCAAAAGGATTTACAGCTAGCAAGGCGGATCTGTGGCAGAAGACACTGGTGA
- the LOC135640448 gene encoding histone H3-like centromeric protein CENH3 isoform X5, whose protein sequence is MPQSLEPKPPATVALFLRGVPPSLSLSLSLSVAVMGRTKQLPSRSRKRTKQHQQSMAGGSSPATSSRSARGKRTSESDAPQGTPSQSRRRYRHRPGVMALREIRRLQKSWKLLIPMAPFVRLVREITNFYSKDVSRWTPEALIAIQESKRIYS, encoded by the exons ATGCCCCAAAGCCTGGAGCCAAAACCCCCCGCGACGGTCGCTCTCTTCCTCCGAGGAgttcccccctctctctctctctctctctctctctcagtggcAGTAATGGGGAGAACGAAGCAACTCCCGAGCAGGTCCCGCAAACGCACGAAGCAGCATCAGCAGTCGATGG CGGGAGGGAGTTCACCGGCGACATCTTCTCGCTCCGCTCGT GGGAAGAGGACGAGCGAATCAGACGCGCCTCAAG GGACTCCAAGCCAATCACGGCGGCGTTACAGGCACAGACCAGGGGTTATGGCACTCCGTGAGATCCGGAGGCTTCAGAAGTCATGGAAGCTGCTTATTCCTATGGCTCCCTTTGTCAGACTT GTAAGGGAGATTACTAATTTCTATTCAAAAGATGTATCTCGTTGGACCCCTGAAGCTCTGATCGCAATTCAGGAG AGCAAAAGGATTTACAGCTAG
- the LOC135640448 gene encoding histone H3-like centromeric protein CENH3 isoform X2, translated as MPQSLEPKPPATVALFLRGVPPSLSLSLSLSVAVMGRTKQLPSRSRKRTKQHQQSMAGGSSPATSSRSARGKRTSESDAPQGTPSQSRRRYRHRPGVMALREIRRLQKSWKLLIPMAPFVRLVREITNFYSKDVSRWTPEALIAIQEATETYIQGLFEDAYLCTIHAKRVTLRSA; from the exons ATGCCCCAAAGCCTGGAGCCAAAACCCCCCGCGACGGTCGCTCTCTTCCTCCGAGGAgttcccccctctctctctctctctctctctctctcagtggcAGTAATGGGGAGAACGAAGCAACTCCCGAGCAGGTCCCGCAAACGCACGAAGCAGCATCAGCAGTCGATGG CGGGAGGGAGTTCACCGGCGACATCTTCTCGCTCCGCTCGT GGGAAGAGGACGAGCGAATCAGACGCGCCTCAAG GGACTCCAAGCCAATCACGGCGGCGTTACAGGCACAGACCAGGGGTTATGGCACTCCGTGAGATCCGGAGGCTTCAGAAGTCATGGAAGCTGCTTATTCCTATGGCTCCCTTTGTCAGACTT GTAAGGGAGATTACTAATTTCTATTCAAAAGATGTATCTCGTTGGACCCCTGAAGCTCTGATCGCAATTCAGGAG GCAACAGAAACTTATATACAAGGGTTGTTTGAGGATGCATATCTGTGTACCATTCATGCTAAACGTGTTACACTGC GCTCTGCTTGA
- the LOC135640448 gene encoding histone H3-like centromeric protein CENH3 isoform X3, with protein MPQSLEPKPPATVALFLRGVPPSLSLSLSLSVAVMGRTKQLPSRSRKRTKQHQQSMAGGSSPATSSRSARGKRTSESDAPQGTPSQSRRRYRHRPGVMALREIRRLQKSWKLLIPMAPFVRLVREITNFYSKDVSRWTPEALIAIQEICPIASGNRNLYTRVV; from the exons ATGCCCCAAAGCCTGGAGCCAAAACCCCCCGCGACGGTCGCTCTCTTCCTCCGAGGAgttcccccctctctctctctctctctctctctctcagtggcAGTAATGGGGAGAACGAAGCAACTCCCGAGCAGGTCCCGCAAACGCACGAAGCAGCATCAGCAGTCGATGG CGGGAGGGAGTTCACCGGCGACATCTTCTCGCTCCGCTCGT GGGAAGAGGACGAGCGAATCAGACGCGCCTCAAG GGACTCCAAGCCAATCACGGCGGCGTTACAGGCACAGACCAGGGGTTATGGCACTCCGTGAGATCCGGAGGCTTCAGAAGTCATGGAAGCTGCTTATTCCTATGGCTCCCTTTGTCAGACTT GTAAGGGAGATTACTAATTTCTATTCAAAAGATGTATCTCGTTGGACCCCTGAAGCTCTGATCGCAATTCAGGAG ATTTGTCCAATTGCTTCAGGCAACAGAAACTTATATACAAGGGTTGTTTGA